From a single Micromonospora carbonacea genomic region:
- a CDS encoding D-alanine--D-alanine ligase family protein, with the protein MAAIPAERITVTDPASTTELHVLVLAGGLSYERDVSLRSGRRVLDALRAVGVEAELRDADVALLPALVADPPDAVVIALHGATGEDGSLRGVLDLCDVPYVGCDARASRVAWDKPSAKAVLREAGLPTPDWVALPHDRFSELGAVAVLDRIVDRLGLPLMVKPAQGGSGLGAAVVRDAAALPAAMVGCFAYDSTALVERYVSGMDVAVSVVDLGEGPQALPAVEIVPRNGVYDYAARYTAGRTTWHTPARLDPEVAATVAQVAVAAHTALGLRDLSRVDLIVDTEGRPHVLEVNVSPGMTETSLLPLAVQAAGLDFGRLIGSLVTRAAAGRG; encoded by the coding sequence ATGGCTGCGATCCCTGCCGAGCGAATCACCGTGACCGACCCCGCCAGCACCACCGAGCTGCACGTACTGGTGCTCGCCGGTGGACTCTCCTATGAGCGGGACGTCTCGCTCCGTTCCGGTCGCCGGGTGCTGGACGCGCTCCGCGCCGTCGGGGTGGAGGCGGAGCTGCGGGACGCCGACGTGGCCCTGCTGCCGGCCCTGGTCGCCGACCCGCCGGACGCCGTGGTGATCGCGCTGCACGGCGCGACCGGCGAGGACGGTTCGCTGCGCGGCGTGCTCGACCTGTGCGACGTCCCGTACGTCGGCTGCGACGCCCGGGCGTCCCGCGTCGCCTGGGACAAGCCGTCGGCGAAGGCGGTGCTCCGCGAGGCCGGCCTGCCCACCCCGGACTGGGTGGCCCTGCCGCACGACCGCTTCTCCGAGCTGGGCGCGGTGGCGGTGCTGGACCGCATCGTCGACCGCCTCGGGCTGCCGCTGATGGTGAAGCCGGCGCAGGGCGGTTCCGGCCTGGGCGCCGCCGTGGTCCGGGACGCCGCGGCGCTGCCGGCTGCGATGGTCGGTTGTTTCGCGTACGACTCGACGGCGCTGGTCGAGCGGTACGTCTCCGGCATGGACGTGGCGGTGTCGGTGGTCGACCTCGGGGAGGGCCCGCAGGCGCTGCCCGCCGTGGAGATCGTCCCCCGCAACGGCGTGTACGACTACGCCGCCCGGTACACCGCAGGCCGGACCACCTGGCACACCCCCGCGCGGCTCGACCCGGAGGTCGCCGCCACCGTGGCCCAGGTGGCCGTGGCGGCCCACACGGCGCTGGGACTGCGCGACCTGTCCCGGGTCGACCTGATCGTGGACACCGAGGGCCGGCCGCACGTGCTGGAGGTCAACGTCTCGCCGGGCATGACGGAGACGTCGCTGCTGCCGCTCGCCGTCCAGGCCGCCGGGCTGGACTTCGGCCGGTTGATCGGCTCCCTGGTCACCCGGGCCGCCGCCGGGCGCGGCTGA
- the rsmG gene encoding 16S rRNA (guanine(527)-N(7))-methyltransferase RsmG — MPPELAEAARALFGDRLDLAAAYAEVLATDGVVRGLIGPREAPRIWDRHLLNCAAVAERIPPDASVLDVGSGAGLPGLVLAIARPDLTVTLVEPLSRRTSFLVEVVEELGLAKTVRVFRGRAEEAATGSTGVGPFSADVVTARAVAPLDRLAAWCLPLTVRGGRLVAMKGVSAAEEIAEHAEAVAKLGGGEPSVQLCGVGVIEPPATVVEIVRERVVNQPRVKSAAKRSRGGRRRGR, encoded by the coding sequence CTGCCGCCGGAGCTGGCGGAAGCCGCCCGTGCCCTCTTCGGCGACCGGCTCGACCTCGCCGCCGCGTACGCGGAAGTGCTCGCCACCGACGGGGTGGTCCGCGGCCTGATCGGGCCACGGGAGGCGCCGCGGATCTGGGACCGGCACCTGCTCAACTGCGCCGCGGTGGCGGAACGGATCCCGCCGGACGCGTCGGTGCTCGACGTCGGCTCGGGTGCCGGCCTGCCCGGGCTGGTGTTGGCCATCGCGCGGCCTGACCTGACGGTCACCCTGGTCGAGCCGCTGTCCCGCCGCACCTCGTTCCTCGTCGAGGTGGTCGAGGAGTTGGGGCTGGCGAAGACGGTCCGCGTCTTCCGGGGGCGGGCCGAGGAGGCGGCGACCGGCTCCACCGGGGTCGGTCCCTTCAGCGCGGACGTCGTGACCGCCCGCGCCGTCGCCCCGCTCGACCGCCTCGCCGCGTGGTGCCTGCCGCTGACCGTGCGCGGGGGGCGGCTGGTGGCCATGAAGGGTGTGTCCGCCGCCGAGGAGATCGCGGAACACGCCGAGGCCGTCGCGAAGCTGGGCGGCGGCGAGCCGAGCGTGCAGCTCTGCGGGGTCGGCGTGATCGAGCCGCCGGCGACGGTGGTGGAGATCGTGCGTGAGCGGGTGGTGAACCAGCCCCGCGTCAAGTCGGCGGCGAAGCGCTCGCGCGGCGGGCGTCGCCGGGGCCGCTGA
- a CDS encoding ParB/RepB/Spo0J family partition protein, which produces MKNRPRGGLGRGLGALIPTGPVQPVETTTAMPEDDEAFVPASAPAPVMTPADVEVAAAVPLSEPQLSPVPGARFAEVPVDAIVPNPKQPRQVFDEDALEELKTSIQEVGFLQPIVVRALDGEKYELVMGERRWRAAQAVGRENIPAIVRDTRDDAMLRDALLENIHRANLNPLEEAAAYQQLLEEFGATHEELARRIGRSRPQISNTIRLLNLPAQVQRRVAAGLLSAGHARALLSLDEAQAQEQLAARIVAEGLSVRSTEEIVALALADGPAKAPAAKRRTTAHAPALTDLADRLSDRFDTRVKVDIGRSKGKITIEFATVDDLERIVGIIGVGQEEETPED; this is translated from the coding sequence ATGAAGAACCGTCCTCGGGGCGGTCTGGGTCGAGGGCTCGGGGCACTGATCCCCACCGGCCCGGTCCAGCCCGTCGAGACGACGACGGCGATGCCCGAAGACGACGAGGCATTCGTCCCGGCCTCGGCGCCGGCCCCGGTGATGACGCCGGCCGACGTCGAAGTCGCCGCGGCCGTGCCGCTGTCCGAGCCGCAACTCAGCCCGGTGCCCGGTGCCCGGTTCGCCGAAGTGCCGGTCGATGCGATCGTCCCCAACCCGAAGCAACCTCGCCAGGTCTTCGACGAGGACGCCCTGGAGGAGCTGAAGACCTCCATCCAGGAGGTCGGCTTCCTCCAGCCGATCGTGGTGCGGGCCCTGGACGGCGAGAAGTACGAGCTCGTCATGGGCGAGCGCCGGTGGCGGGCGGCGCAGGCGGTCGGCCGGGAGAACATTCCCGCCATCGTCCGGGACACCCGCGACGACGCCATGCTCCGGGACGCGCTGCTGGAGAACATCCACCGGGCCAACCTCAACCCGCTGGAGGAGGCCGCCGCATACCAGCAACTGCTGGAGGAGTTCGGCGCGACCCACGAGGAACTGGCCCGCCGGATCGGCCGGAGCCGCCCCCAGATCTCCAACACCATCCGGCTGCTGAACCTGCCCGCGCAGGTGCAGCGGCGCGTCGCCGCCGGGCTGCTCTCCGCCGGCCACGCCCGCGCGCTGCTGAGCCTGGACGAGGCGCAGGCGCAGGAGCAACTCGCGGCGCGCATCGTCGCCGAAGGGCTCTCCGTCCGCTCGACCGAGGAGATCGTCGCGCTGGCCCTGGCGGACGGGCCGGCGAAGGCCCCGGCCGCGAAGCGGCGGACCACGGCGCACGCCCCGGCCCTCACGGACCTCGCGGACCGGCTCTCCGACCGGTTCGACACCCGGGTGAAGGTGGACATCGGCCGGAGCAAGGGCAAGATCACCATCGAGTTCGCCACGGTCGACGACCTGGAGCGAATCGTCGGCATCATCGGGGTCGGCCAGGAGGAGGAGACCCCCGAGGACTGA
- a CDS encoding ParA family protein, whose protein sequence is MHDDGRYDDPRVNGRGERSAVGPVSRETGAPGWPGDPYGAAAYPHGSDPVPRGDAPPAGPGAGGGAASQAEATGTVYGRAGQPGDAPEADRPDPGFSAHVGSTPRPAAVLPQQSAPHVVPGATPRAAVPVDTPASPGGAYGAEPADAAYVSRETPTREEDDPPLAMEAMRAVQILNPSGEVTMPRPERTRVMCVANQKGGVGKTTTTVNLAVALALHGNRVLVVDLDPQGNASTGLNVPHHTGVPDVYDCLINSVPLEEVAQGVEGIPNLWCVPATIDLAGAEIELVSVVARESRLSRAIEAYPGHFDYVFIDCPPSLGLLTVNALVAAQEVLIPIQCEYYALEGLNQLINNINLVRKHLNPRLDVSTILLTMYDRRTRLADAVEQDVRNHFGDKVLQAVIPRNVRVSEAPSYGQSVMTYDPGSRGATSYFEAAQEIAERGVKEPVSRNA, encoded by the coding sequence GTGCATGACGACGGCAGGTACGACGATCCACGGGTGAACGGGCGCGGAGAACGGTCCGCAGTTGGCCCTGTTTCACGTGAAACAGGCGCGCCCGGCTGGCCCGGTGACCCGTACGGGGCTGCGGCGTACCCGCACGGCAGCGACCCCGTTCCCCGCGGCGACGCCCCGCCAGCCGGCCCCGGCGCGGGAGGCGGTGCCGCCTCGCAGGCGGAGGCGACCGGGACGGTGTACGGCAGGGCCGGTCAACCCGGCGATGCTCCGGAGGCCGACCGTCCCGATCCCGGGTTCTCCGCTCACGTCGGGTCGACACCCCGGCCCGCCGCCGTCCTGCCCCAGCAGTCCGCACCGCACGTGGTGCCCGGCGCGACCCCGAGGGCCGCCGTTCCAGTCGACACGCCGGCGTCGCCGGGCGGAGCCTATGGCGCCGAACCGGCCGATGCCGCGTACGTTTCACGTGAAACCCCGACGCGCGAAGAGGATGACCCACCGTTGGCTATGGAGGCAATGCGCGCCGTGCAGATCCTTAATCCGAGTGGCGAGGTGACCATGCCGCGTCCGGAGCGGACCCGGGTGATGTGCGTCGCCAACCAGAAGGGCGGCGTGGGGAAGACCACGACCACGGTGAACCTGGCGGTGGCGCTCGCCCTGCACGGCAACCGGGTCCTCGTGGTCGACCTCGACCCGCAGGGCAACGCGTCGACCGGGCTGAACGTCCCGCACCACACCGGGGTGCCGGACGTCTACGACTGCCTGATCAACAGCGTTCCCCTGGAGGAGGTGGCCCAGGGCGTCGAGGGCATCCCCAACCTGTGGTGCGTGCCGGCCACGATCGACCTGGCGGGCGCGGAGATCGAGCTGGTGTCGGTCGTCGCCCGTGAGTCGCGGCTGTCCCGGGCGATCGAGGCCTACCCCGGCCACTTCGACTACGTCTTCATCGACTGCCCGCCGTCGCTGGGCCTGCTCACCGTCAACGCGCTGGTGGCCGCGCAGGAGGTGCTCATCCCCATCCAGTGCGAGTACTACGCGCTGGAAGGGCTGAACCAGCTGATCAACAACATCAACCTGGTCCGGAAGCACCTCAACCCCAGGCTCGACGTCTCCACCATCCTGCTCACCATGTACGACCGGCGGACGCGGCTGGCCGACGCGGTGGAGCAGGACGTCCGGAACCACTTCGGCGACAAGGTCCTCCAGGCGGTGATTCCCCGCAACGTCAGGGTCTCCGAGGCACCGAGTTACGGCCAGTCGGTCATGACCTACGATCCCGGATCACGGGGGGCGACGAGTTACTTCGAAGCCGCCCAGGAGATCGCCGAGCGTGGGGTCAAGGAGCCGGTGAGCCGGAATGCGTAG
- a CDS encoding aminotransferase-like domain-containing protein, which produces MTGTTLDDYTDRYARRVRGMTASEIRALFAVASRPEVVSLAGGAPYIAALPLDAVGEMLGRLGSEHGVTTLQYGIGQGSLELRERICEVMALSGIDASCGASPEDVVVTVGGQQALDLVARLFLDPGDVVLAEGPTYVGALGVFQAAQAQVVHVPMDDDGLIPEALETAVAELARAGRRVKFLYTIPTYQNPMGVTLSEERRERVLDICERAGLLVIEDDPYGQLGFEGDAPLPLRARRRDGVFYLSTFSKTFAPGLRVGWILAPHAVRDKLVIASEANILCPSGFAQAAVSTYLRTMPWREQLKAYREVYRERRDALLTALEDLMPAGTTWTRPTGGLFVWASLPDGLDAKAMVPRSIAARVAYVPGTGFYADGTGTGNMRLNYSFPTPERIREGVRRLAGVMEQEIAMRRVFGNTVGRPGSRRGQAGADTPGPDLA; this is translated from the coding sequence ATGACCGGCACGACGCTCGACGACTACACCGACCGGTACGCCCGGCGCGTCCGGGGCATGACCGCCTCGGAGATCCGCGCGCTGTTCGCGGTGGCCAGCCGGCCCGAGGTGGTCTCCCTCGCCGGCGGCGCGCCGTACATCGCCGCGCTGCCGCTGGACGCGGTGGGCGAGATGCTCGGCCGGCTCGGCTCCGAGCACGGCGTCACCACCCTCCAGTACGGCATCGGGCAGGGCTCCCTGGAGCTGCGCGAGCGGATCTGCGAGGTGATGGCCCTCTCCGGCATCGACGCGTCGTGCGGGGCCTCCCCCGAGGACGTGGTGGTGACCGTCGGCGGGCAGCAGGCGCTCGACCTGGTGGCCCGCCTCTTCCTGGACCCGGGTGACGTGGTGCTCGCCGAGGGGCCGACCTACGTCGGCGCGCTCGGGGTGTTCCAGGCCGCCCAGGCCCAGGTCGTGCACGTGCCGATGGACGACGACGGGCTGATCCCGGAGGCGCTGGAGACGGCGGTCGCCGAGCTGGCCCGGGCCGGGCGGCGGGTGAAGTTCCTCTACACCATCCCGACCTACCAGAACCCGATGGGCGTGACGCTCAGCGAGGAACGGCGCGAACGGGTCCTCGACATCTGCGAGCGCGCGGGCCTGCTGGTGATCGAGGACGACCCGTACGGGCAGCTCGGTTTCGAGGGTGACGCGCCGCTGCCGCTGCGAGCCCGGCGGCGCGACGGCGTCTTCTACCTCAGCACCTTCTCCAAGACGTTCGCCCCGGGGCTGCGGGTCGGCTGGATCCTGGCCCCGCACGCGGTCCGCGACAAGCTGGTCATCGCCAGCGAGGCCAACATCCTCTGCCCCAGCGGGTTCGCCCAGGCCGCCGTCTCGACCTACCTGCGGACGATGCCGTGGCGCGAGCAGCTCAAGGCCTACCGGGAGGTCTACCGGGAGCGCCGCGACGCCCTGCTGACCGCGCTGGAGGACCTGATGCCGGCCGGCACCACCTGGACCAGGCCTACCGGCGGCCTCTTCGTCTGGGCGAGCCTGCCCGACGGCCTGGACGCCAAGGCGATGGTGCCGCGCTCGATCGCGGCCCGGGTCGCGTACGTGCCGGGCACCGGCTTCTACGCCGACGGCACCGGCACCGGCAACATGCGGCTCAACTACTCCTTCCCCACGCCCGAGCGGATCCGGGAGGGGGTGCGCCGGCTGGCCGGCGTGATGGAGCAGGAGATCGCGATGCGCCGGGTCTTCGGGAACACCGTCGGTCGTCCCGGTTCGCGGCGGGGGCAGGCCGGCGCGGACACCCCGGGACCCGACTTGGCATGA